The following are encoded together in the Buteo buteo chromosome 2, bButBut1.hap1.1, whole genome shotgun sequence genome:
- the LOC142043719 gene encoding C-C chemokine receptor type 2-like, protein MENHTTDLGDLPLTTEFDYSDSAPCMGTEEKHFAAKLLPPLYSLVVIFGLTGNMLVVLILVKYKRLKSMTDIYLLNLAISDLLFVFSLPFWAYYAVHDWIFGEALCRILSGVYLLGFYSGVFFIILLTLDRYLAIVHAVFALKARTVTYGILTSAVTWAVAIFASVPGIIFHKTQKENSRYTCSAHYPSDATINWKYSYTLKMNILGLIVPMLIMIFSYSQILRTLLRCRNEKKQKAVRLIFVIMIFYFIFWTPFHISSFLYTFQSSLFVPNCEIKGQLEKAIQVTETISMIHCCINPVIYAFVGEKFRKYLRSFFQKHVAAHLCKKCPTLYREKLERVSSTCTPSTAEHDISTGL, encoded by the coding sequence ATGGAAAACCATACCACAGACTTAGGCGACTTGCCACTGACAACAGAATTTGACTACAGCGATTCAGCTCCATGCATGGGAACTGAGGAAAAGCACTTTGCAGCAAAACTTTTGCCACCGCTTTATTCTTTGGTGGTGATATTTGGCCTCACAGGCAACATGCTCGTTGTCCTCATCCTGGTAAAATACAAGAGATTGAAGAGTATGACTGACATCTACCTGCTCAATTTGGCAATATCTgatttgctgtttgtattttctctccctttttggGCTTATTATGCTGTTCATGACTGGATTTTTGGGGAGGCGCTGTGTAGAATTCTCTCAGGTGTCTACCTCCTTGGCTTCTACAGCGGCGTCTTTTTCATAATCCTGTTGACTCTGGACAGGTACCTGGCCATAGTGCATGCAgtgtttgctttaaaagctaGGACAGTTACCTACGGCATCCTCACCAGCGCTGTCACTTGGGCTGTTGctatttttgcttctgttcctgGGATAATATTTCACAAAactcaaaaggaaaattcacGTTATACTTGCAGTGCTCACTATCCAAGCGATGCCACAATAAATTGGAAGTACTCCTATACTTTAAAGATGAACATCCTGGGACTTATTGTTCCAATGCTCATTATGATTTTCAGTTACTCACAAATTCTAAGAACATTATTGCGATGtaggaatgagaaaaaacagaaggcagTCAGACTTATTTTTGTGATCATGATTTTTTACTTCATCTTCTGGACACCATtccatatttcttcttttttgtataCATTTCAAAGTTCGCTTTTCGTCCCAAATTGTGAAATCAAAGGTCAACTGGAGAAAGCAATCCAAGTGACAGAAACAATATCAATGATCCACTGTTGTATCAATCCTGTGATCTATGCATTTGTTGGAGAAAAATTTAGGAAGTATCTTCGTAgctttttccaaaagcatgTTGCAGCCCACCTCTGCAAAAAATGTCCAACTCTTTATCGTGAAAAATTAGAAAGAGTTAGTTCCACATGCACACCATCCACTGCAGAGCATGACATCTCTACTGGACtgtaa